In Elusimicrobiota bacterium, one DNA window encodes the following:
- a CDS encoding exodeoxyribonuclease V subunit gamma, translating to MLILKTAETFNELEARFIHDVQEIKDSSPFKPVIIVVPSNRLAEYLSKRITKIYGKAWLNVDIVNLYSYIFNLFRKVSGDSDNIIFNPVFHAKVIKSITETRPQLLPFNIKPPISDGVWSGLYSTITDIVDAGLDTSQLLQFYEENRGKFKQSEVDKIFQLSVLYQKYLEKLGVLSYTGVCKQLTAAFEQNHGLCPEHVPVFYGFYEFTGVQYDFISMLKSIMDIYAFIVSSPNIPGLKYVNDYLRKNMAEYSALKNTDTRSEYVKPVMHNVLPHIFSEHYSTKTVKPGIPGNNLKIVTSSGQRDAIWYAAKEIVRLVENEKYKFSDIAIVSRGFQDIAPVIEDILTANSIPYTTCLSDSATRYPLTKYCLQLLTLDTNGYPADTVSEIVTSRFFPAEKFKLSKAAVPDTSTWVRIIVDQRLDRGWQQWDARLNNKISLSSKYSKPNEPTDFVATQLLKQQQQMLTELINVLHQRLTTLPSSSTWENYALIFTAFLDDFVDKTKFNATGRDSDVWNAIISVLNGLKVLDKIGMPTNTSEFLETLLTSIDSCTVDIGDSNIEGIHVLDIMSFRGMLPKAVFLLGLEEHVFPGIIREDPFLKDTSRGIISTHLGGILRAKLTGRDEEKLLFYLTLSSATDKVYLLYQRADDAGKTVLRSSFVYDLLRRINGIPQVLDIPRRWEDKIRLLFTKNAGFRTTQLSFPELLLLSVTRGETGFELYKTLSSCDFERITGNIKVYGAITKKYKQQPDEYDGFLKPEDMKQYYDALKHNGISPSALKTFAACPYQYFLSYLVHLRDLNATPTDFENIESSDIGDVYHLCLEEVYNKTGGLHGKSVDDLVKIVNTAITRIFSKYTSANFGVYHLLWELWKERAETNVLRVVLEDSKSEFCKSMIPEYIEKNIFILLSPEVLGKHSCIPLRGKSDRVDTDSKHSQYRVIDYKTTHGDTDMLKTAVQGGKAMPLALYIKMVEAVIRSEYPNTKPEPVEARWYIMEPRDTQKNTDVTLPPNFWDEYGKDMCTALVLFIDYIHNGNFFVNISDGYGACGYCPYSTICIKQNRASVARVQNSDAYSKFIDIIEKKVNTK from the coding sequence ATGCTAATACTAAAAACAGCAGAAACATTTAACGAACTGGAAGCACGGTTTATACACGATGTTCAGGAAATTAAGGATTCCTCACCGTTTAAACCTGTAATAATCGTAGTTCCATCAAACCGTCTTGCGGAATATTTGTCAAAACGGATAACCAAAATTTACGGTAAGGCATGGTTAAACGTGGATATCGTTAATTTATACTCATATATCTTCAACCTTTTCCGTAAAGTATCCGGGGACAGTGATAACATTATCTTCAACCCAGTATTCCACGCAAAGGTTATTAAAAGTATCACGGAAACCCGGCCACAGTTATTGCCGTTTAATATCAAGCCCCCAATCTCTGATGGTGTGTGGTCAGGGTTGTATTCAACAATAACGGATATCGTAGATGCCGGACTTGATACCTCGCAGTTATTACAGTTTTACGAAGAAAATAGGGGTAAGTTCAAACAATCTGAGGTTGACAAAATATTTCAGTTATCCGTGCTTTACCAAAAATATCTTGAAAAACTCGGGGTTTTATCATACACCGGTGTGTGTAAACAATTAACCGCAGCATTCGAACAAAACCATGGTCTTTGTCCAGAACATGTTCCAGTATTTTACGGGTTTTACGAATTTACCGGGGTACAGTATGATTTTATAAGTATGTTAAAAAGTATTATGGACATTTACGCCTTCATTGTTTCCTCACCCAATATCCCTGGATTAAAATACGTGAATGATTATCTCCGTAAAAATATGGCGGAGTATAGTGCTTTAAAAAATACGGATACGCGGAGTGAGTACGTTAAACCGGTAATGCACAATGTATTGCCTCATATATTCTCTGAACATTATTCCACAAAAACTGTTAAACCCGGTATTCCTGGTAACAACCTAAAAATAGTTACAAGTTCCGGGCAACGTGATGCAATATGGTATGCTGCAAAAGAAATTGTGAGGCTAGTGGAGAACGAAAAGTATAAGTTTTCGGATATTGCAATAGTTTCCCGCGGGTTTCAGGATATCGCACCGGTAATTGAAGATATCTTAACCGCGAATTCCATACCCTATACCACGTGTTTATCTGATTCTGCAACGCGGTACCCGTTGACTAAATACTGTTTACAACTACTCACTCTAGATACCAACGGATACCCTGCGGATACGGTCAGTGAAATTGTTACTTCCCGATTTTTTCCTGCGGAAAAGTTTAAACTAAGCAAGGCCGCGGTTCCTGATACAAGCACATGGGTACGGATTATCGTAGATCAGCGCCTTGACCGCGGGTGGCAGCAATGGGATGCGCGGTTAAATAACAAAATTTCGTTATCCTCAAAATATTCAAAACCTAATGAACCAACGGATTTTGTTGCCACACAGCTTTTGAAACAGCAACAGCAAATGCTTACAGAACTTATAAATGTTTTGCATCAACGATTGACAACACTACCCTCTTCTTCCACCTGGGAAAACTATGCACTGATATTCACTGCGTTCTTAGATGATTTTGTTGATAAAACCAAGTTCAACGCTACCGGGCGGGACAGTGATGTTTGGAATGCCATTATCTCTGTGCTTAACGGGTTGAAGGTACTTGATAAAATTGGAATGCCTACCAATACATCCGAATTTTTGGAGACACTGCTTACCTCCATAGATTCATGTACCGTTGATATTGGTGATAGTAATATTGAAGGGATCCATGTTTTAGACATAATGTCATTCCGTGGAATGCTGCCAAAAGCGGTATTCCTGCTTGGTTTGGAAGAACACGTATTCCCTGGTATCATCCGTGAAGATCCATTTCTTAAAGATACTTCCCGCGGAATTATCTCAACACATCTTGGGGGTATATTACGCGCAAAGCTTACTGGCAGGGACGAGGAAAAGTTATTGTTTTACCTCACGCTATCCAGCGCAACGGATAAAGTTTACCTGTTATACCAACGCGCGGATGATGCCGGTAAAACCGTTCTCCGGTCAAGTTTTGTGTATGACCTGCTTCGCCGGATTAATGGTATTCCCCAGGTACTTGATATCCCGCGAAGATGGGAAGATAAGATAAGATTATTATTCACCAAAAACGCTGGGTTCCGTACAACACAGTTATCTTTCCCGGAATTACTCCTGCTTTCTGTAACACGCGGGGAAACAGGATTTGAGTTATACAAAACCCTTTCCTCCTGCGATTTTGAGCGGATCACCGGAAATATTAAGGTTTACGGGGCAATTACAAAAAAGTATAAACAACAACCTGATGAATACGATGGTTTCCTTAAACCGGAAGACATGAAACAGTATTATGATGCGCTGAAACATAACGGTATTAGCCCGTCAGCATTAAAAACCTTTGCTGCATGCCCGTACCAATACTTTTTATCATACCTTGTACATCTTAGAGACCTCAACGCTACACCAACAGATTTTGAGAACATAGAATCCAGCGATATCGGCGATGTTTACCACCTGTGCCTGGAGGAAGTATACAACAAAACCGGTGGTTTACACGGCAAAAGCGTTGATGACTTAGTAAAAATTGTTAATACCGCTATCACAAGAATATTTTCTAAATACACCTCCGCTAATTTTGGCGTGTACCATCTTCTATGGGAGTTATGGAAAGAACGCGCGGAAACAAATGTTCTCAGGGTGGTACTTGAAGACAGTAAGTCCGAGTTCTGTAAATCAATGATACCTGAATACATTGAGAAGAACATATTTATACTCCTTAGCCCTGAGGTCTTAGGCAAGCATTCGTGTATACCGTTAAGAGGTAAATCTGACCGCGTGGACACTGATAGTAAGCATAGCCAATACCGTGTCATAGATTATAAAACTACCCACGGAGATACTGATATGCTGAAAACAGCGGTGCAAGGCGGAAAAGCAATGCCTTTAGCGTTATACATAAAAATGGTGGAAGCCGTTATCCGCTCGGAATATCCAAATACAAAACCGGAACCTGTGGAAGCGCGGTGGTATATTATGGAACCCAGGGATACCCAAAAAAATACGGATGTAACACTTCCCCCGAACTTCTGGGATGAGTACGGTAAAGACATGTGTACCGCTCTGGTTTTATTTATTGATTATATCCATAACGGCAATTTTTTTGTCAATATTTCGGATGGCTACGGTGCTTGCGGGTATTGTCCTTACTCAACAATTTGTATCAAACAAAACCGTGCAAGTGTTGCACGTGTGCAGAACAGTGACGCATACAGCAAGTTTATCGACATTATTGAAAAGAAAGTTAATACAAAATAA
- the mnmE gene encoding tRNA uridine-5-carboxymethylaminomethyl(34) synthesis GTPase MnmE → MPLSSVDTDNDTIAAISTPIGVSGFGVVRLSGKKAVEIAFKIFKPVNPGVTKKNIKSYTVHYGYVYDGDKVVDEVLLSIYLAPKSFTREDVAEISAHGGIVSLQRILQLCLTHGARVAQPGEFTKRAFINGRISLDQAEAVYDIITSRTIRAQELAVEQLTGRIGKTIYSFREQLLTLLSRIEADLDFAEEEHDIVKLKLSALLPGLRSLQAGIKTLISSYATGRVYRNGIKLAIVGKPNVGKSSLLNALLNTTRAIVTPVPGTTRDTIEETVVINNIPFIVVDTAGIRKAKGVIEKEGITRSRDAIRSADIIILMLDGSHRIGKTDSAIIKELPSKKVVVVVNKRDLGLCFDENTVYKVLGNTTNLSGIVKISALKGNGIGSLKELLTNLLSRGGVDIENTAILTNHRHYGLLQKTSKYLRTAEILITQSAEPELVSYELRHAMDTIGEITGKVYTSDLLDKVFSSFCIGK, encoded by the coding sequence ATGCCGTTATCTTCCGTTGATACCGATAATGACACTATTGCCGCGATATCCACGCCTATCGGCGTATCCGGCTTTGGAGTGGTGAGGCTTAGCGGAAAAAAAGCGGTTGAGATTGCGTTTAAGATATTTAAGCCCGTCAACCCGGGAGTAACCAAAAAAAATATTAAGTCTTACACCGTTCACTACGGATACGTTTATGATGGTGATAAAGTTGTTGATGAGGTTTTGCTAAGTATATACCTCGCACCAAAAAGTTTTACTCGGGAAGACGTTGCTGAAATTTCCGCACACGGGGGAATAGTAAGCCTTCAGCGTATACTGCAATTATGCCTTACCCATGGCGCACGGGTTGCGCAGCCCGGTGAATTCACAAAACGCGCATTCATTAATGGAAGGATAAGTTTAGACCAGGCAGAAGCTGTTTACGACATTATTACTTCACGCACGATACGTGCACAGGAACTCGCTGTAGAACAACTTACCGGTAGGATCGGTAAAACAATATATTCTTTCCGTGAACAACTACTTACCTTACTCTCGCGGATAGAAGCTGACCTCGATTTTGCGGAAGAAGAACATGATATCGTTAAACTAAAACTATCCGCACTGCTGCCGGGCTTACGTTCCTTACAAGCAGGAATCAAAACCCTTATTTCCTCATATGCTACAGGACGGGTTTACCGTAATGGTATCAAGTTAGCTATTGTTGGCAAACCTAATGTCGGGAAGTCGTCTTTATTAAACGCGTTACTGAACACTACCCGCGCGATAGTTACTCCGGTGCCCGGTACTACACGGGATACTATTGAAGAAACCGTTGTGATCAACAACATACCCTTCATCGTGGTTGATACTGCAGGTATACGTAAAGCAAAAGGTGTGATAGAAAAAGAAGGGATTACCCGCAGCCGTGATGCTATACGTTCAGCTGATATAATAATACTGATGCTTGACGGGTCACATAGGATCGGTAAAACTGATTCTGCAATAATTAAAGAACTTCCCTCAAAAAAAGTTGTGGTTGTGGTTAATAAAAGAGATTTGGGGTTGTGTTTTGACGAAAATACCGTTTATAAAGTTTTAGGGAATACCACAAATTTATCCGGGATTGTAAAAATCAGCGCGTTGAAAGGAAATGGTATTGGCAGTTTAAAGGAATTGTTAACCAACCTTCTTTCCCGTGGCGGGGTAGATATCGAAAACACGGCGATTCTTACCAACCATCGGCATTACGGGTTATTACAAAAAACAAGTAAGTATCTTAGAACCGCGGAAATTCTTATCACCCAATCTGCGGAACCTGAACTTGTGAGTTATGAACTCCGCCATGCGATGGATACTATCGGCGAGATAACCGGTAAGGTTTATACTTCCGACCTGCTTGACAAAGTATTTTCAAGTTTTTGTATTGGGAAATAG
- the jag gene encoding RNA-binding cell elongation regulator Jag/EloR — protein MRQIEIEGKNVREAIDNGLKELGLDRDQVDVKVLDEGSTGLFGLMGAKPARVQITARVEVPGSSSTGSGESYSRKNERRPQPHRENKQPERDKPREITVDQGKLNSKTKDVTKQILKHLEFKGDVSTVIEEDEVIANVTTPDSVLLIGQKGATIDALEIIISAIVSREFDTSIHVTVDTDGYRARRAEEIVKLARSIVEEVRVSGKEKDLPPMNLRERKVVHRELQKENDIETFSRGRSSSRRITVRKKREH, from the coding sequence ATGCGGCAAATCGAAATCGAAGGTAAGAACGTTAGGGAAGCGATTGATAATGGGTTAAAGGAACTTGGCTTAGACCGTGACCAGGTAGATGTAAAAGTTTTAGATGAAGGCTCAACTGGCTTATTTGGCCTTATGGGTGCAAAACCTGCACGCGTACAGATAACCGCGCGGGTAGAAGTTCCCGGTAGTAGTAGTACCGGTAGCGGAGAGAGTTATTCCAGGAAAAATGAGCGCCGACCGCAACCTCACCGCGAGAATAAACAGCCGGAAAGAGATAAACCCAGAGAAATAACGGTTGACCAGGGTAAGCTAAACAGTAAAACAAAAGATGTTACCAAACAAATACTAAAACACCTGGAATTCAAGGGTGATGTCTCAACTGTGATTGAAGAAGATGAAGTTATCGCCAATGTTACTACACCTGACAGTGTGTTACTCATTGGGCAGAAAGGCGCTACGATTGACGCGTTAGAGATCATTATCAGTGCAATTGTTTCCCGTGAATTTGATACGTCTATACACGTAACAGTTGATACCGACGGCTATCGCGCAAGAAGAGCAGAAGAAATTGTTAAACTAGCGCGCAGTATTGTAGAGGAAGTACGTGTTTCCGGGAAAGAAAAAGATTTACCTCCGATGAACCTGCGTGAACGCAAAGTTGTCCACCGCGAATTACAGAAGGAAAACGATATTGAAACATTCTCCCGCGGGAGAAGCAGCAGCCGCAGGATTACCGTACGCAAAAAACGCGAGCACTGA
- the yidC gene encoding membrane protein insertase YidC yields the protein MERRTLLAVVLSFVVLFVWSFFIQKNTKPAVRVSDTPAVVCSTVTVQNTGKELIAPIPVISSTKPVVPSKEQSVVVDTKNEIIVFTTRDAGVLSWKVKETKSGFDFVGDRTVFDSSITTDLPSFLGTQGLQFMFSSKTVTPSTSPAGVTAEIVFTSKVDNVTQITKKFMNSPVNGRWVLVYTITNSSPYIRELRLPVATLGPGLGFNGKNFADFDPYRAIAWVPDQGLKTVKDTKKSGTVFNQYGWYGLDNRYFMFILRPESKDNTGITTELGLNMVEPNKVPVLASYQKVSLPPKSQVVYSYEIYAQAKKYAEVSKLKHGLSSVIDFGPFGFLGKGMLWILNFNYGWTKNYGWAIIILTLLLQAIMLPLTLKSYESTIGMKKVQPLVDKLREQYKNDPTRLNTETMALYKQKKVNPLGGCLPMILQIPIFWALFTTLRNAYELRHAPFMFWITDLSLRDPYYILTILMGISMFLQQQLTMTSSDPQQKMMGYIFPVVFTFMFASFPAGLTLYWLISNIISVCTQVYLLRVGNKDTATA from the coding sequence ATGGAACGCCGCACGCTATTAGCTGTAGTATTATCATTTGTAGTACTTTTTGTATGGTCGTTCTTTATACAGAAGAACACTAAACCCGCTGTAAGAGTATCTGATACTCCCGCTGTGGTATGCTCTACCGTAACAGTTCAAAACACGGGAAAAGAACTTATAGCGCCTATACCTGTTATTTCATCTACAAAACCTGTGGTACCATCAAAAGAACAGTCAGTTGTGGTTGACACAAAAAACGAAATTATAGTATTCACCACGCGTGACGCCGGTGTGCTTTCCTGGAAAGTGAAGGAAACAAAGTCGGGCTTTGATTTTGTTGGTGACCGCACAGTGTTTGATTCAAGTATCACCACGGACTTACCATCCTTTCTCGGGACACAGGGGTTACAGTTTATGTTCTCCTCAAAAACTGTTACGCCTTCTACTTCACCGGCGGGCGTTACCGCCGAGATTGTTTTTACCTCAAAAGTGGATAATGTTACACAGATAACAAAAAAGTTTATGAACTCCCCGGTGAACGGCCGGTGGGTATTGGTTTATACGATAACCAACTCCTCGCCGTATATCCGTGAGCTGCGTTTACCTGTTGCTACACTTGGCCCGGGGTTGGGGTTTAACGGCAAAAATTTTGCTGATTTTGACCCTTACCGTGCAATTGCGTGGGTACCGGATCAAGGCTTGAAGACTGTTAAAGATACCAAGAAAAGCGGTACTGTATTCAATCAGTACGGGTGGTATGGATTGGATAACCGTTACTTTATGTTCATCCTTCGCCCGGAAAGTAAGGATAATACAGGTATCACCACTGAACTTGGCCTCAATATGGTGGAACCCAATAAAGTGCCCGTATTGGCGTCATACCAAAAAGTTTCTCTCCCCCCAAAAAGCCAGGTGGTGTATTCCTACGAAATTTATGCGCAGGCAAAAAAGTATGCTGAAGTATCCAAACTAAAACACGGGTTATCTTCGGTCATAGACTTTGGGCCATTTGGATTCTTAGGGAAAGGCATGTTGTGGATATTAAATTTTAATTACGGATGGACAAAAAATTATGGGTGGGCAATCATAATCTTAACCCTTCTGTTACAGGCAATAATGTTGCCCTTAACCTTAAAAAGTTATGAATCTACAATAGGCATGAAAAAAGTACAGCCTTTAGTAGATAAATTGCGTGAACAGTACAAAAATGATCCAACCCGCCTTAATACCGAAACAATGGCGCTTTATAAACAAAAAAAAGTTAATCCTTTAGGCGGGTGTTTACCCATGATTCTGCAGATTCCAATTTTTTGGGCATTATTCACAACATTACGTAACGCGTATGAACTTCGGCATGCACCGTTTATGTTCTGGATTACAGACCTTTCTCTGCGTGATCCATACTATATTCTGACAATACTAATGGGAATTTCTATGTTCCTGCAACAACAGTTAACCATGACATCTTCTGACCCGCAACAAAAAATGATGGGCTACATTTTCCCCGTGGTATTCACGTTTATGTTTGCAAGTTTTCCTGCGGGGTTAACTTTATACTGGTTGATAAGCAATATAATAAGCGTATGTACTCAAGTATACCTCTTACGCGTTGGAAACAAGGATACTGCGACTGCGTAA
- the yidD gene encoding membrane protein insertion efficiency factor YidD: MIRTAVKICNSIVLSLITIYQKVSSIFPSVCRFYPSCSEYTKQAVTRYGILRGGLLGVKRICRCHPFNPGGNDPVPLTNHVCRNNKESVEHKNLWNAARY; the protein is encoded by the coding sequence ATGATTCGAACGGCTGTAAAAATTTGTAATTCAATAGTATTGTCGTTAATAACAATATACCAAAAAGTATCAAGTATATTTCCTTCTGTATGCCGTTTTTACCCATCTTGTTCGGAATATACAAAACAGGCGGTTACCCGGTACGGTATTCTCCGCGGCGGATTGCTCGGAGTGAAACGTATTTGCCGTTGTCACCCGTTCAACCCCGGTGGAAACGATCCTGTCCCACTAACAAATCATGTGTGCAGAAATAATAAAGAAAGTGTAGAACACAAAAATTTATGGAACGCCGCACGCTATTAG